The genome window TATTTGCTGGCAATTGAACTCGATTTAAGCTGATTtcattgtattttattgtattacaTAACAATTTGTGTATGGGCAAGTATTGCCAATCCATGATTATTATGCAAGAGTtcgctgtgtatgtgtgtgtgtgcgtgtgtttgggtgtgtgAAAATATCTGGGAGCATGCAGGtgaaataattgcatttgGCATTCATTAATTGTGCCGAGTGCAAGGGAAATACAGACAGCATAAAAAGGAGCACATATCGAGTGTGTTGGAGTGAGATAGAacgagagtgaaagagagataTTGTGTGTGATAAAAgtgcattgcatacttttaggggcggctgaatataaaaacatttggcaagtggcaaaatcgaaaacgaaaacgaaaaaatgcaaatgtttcaacaaataataaaacagaacaggaaatgcataaaaacaaagccaacaaaaaacataGTGAACAGTGAACAGGATATCAAGTGAGGGAATTTAAGCGATTACTCCATAAGAACGAGTGCACTGCTCTATTAAATGGAGTTCGCAATCGTAAAAGCAATCAATTAATGTGCGAGTGATGCACAACACACAATAGTTTATGTGAAGTGAATGTGAGTGAATTGGGGTATAAGGATTGCTGCTAAGGCCAACACTTTAGGAGCGTTGACTTGTCTATGGTATAGTTGTTATAGAGATACGTTATATAGTAAAGTAGTTGGAGTAGAGAGTAGAGAGTAGAGAATACACATAGCTAAGAGATATTTGTTGATTAATTCTGTGTGTGCTGTgggtgtgtgtatctgtgtgtattTGGGCTTGTAGTTacgttatttgttgttgttgctgttattgctaTTGATATTGTTCCGCCTGTCGCACTAAAACGGGATATTTACCAAGCTCTTTACCTGCGGTGCCCATATTCAGTATACTAATCTCGCCGAAATAGGAACCTGCCTTTAACGAGGCCATCACCGTCTTGCCATTGTCAGCAACAACCTGCAATCGTCCACGATTCACAATGTACATCTCCTTGCCCACCTCGCCTGCAAAAGAGAGATGGCAAAAAACCGagcgaaagaaagagagagagaccgaAACAGTAAGAATATTTATAGCATAAAGTGAACGTCTGGTCACTCACCTTTCCGGCAAATGTAGTCGCCCGGTGAGAAGAGCACGGGCCGCAGGCGTAGCACCAATTCGCAAAGGAAACCAGCTTCAGTGTTTTGAAAAATCTCAACCCGCTTAAGTGTATCTAAATGGACGTTAATTGCTATTTCAGCCTGCAAAACACAGAGCACAGAAAAAAACGGCATGAACACAACAGGAACAAAGCGCAAAAGGAAAaggcacaaacaaaaaagagaatgaAAGGAGAAAAAAGCGATAACATGAACACAGAGAAATGGACAATTCATGTATTGCTAAGGGGACAGTCGAGGGAGGAGGCTTCAGTAAATGGAAGATGAAATGAGGCTATGGAAATGTCGATGTGGAGGTAGAGGTAGAgatggaaatgggaaatggggaATTGTGCTGGGGATTATTTACCTTTAATTTATCAGGAAGACAGGATACGGCGCGCTCCTCGTCCGAGCATTTTTGCGTGAGCCACAGGTAATCGAACCATTTGATGACCTTCACCTGCAGATGATTCGGCACACGCCGCATGCGCATGTACGTCTTAACTCCATCCAGCTTGGCTGTAAAAATACCCAAAGAGAAAGCAAGCATATCATATCATACTTATTAGACATGTGCCCTTtaatacttatgtatgtttaCTGTGGATTAcccacacacagacgcacaaaTCGAAACGCTGTCGGCATACGAAATACGAACTGACCCACTAATCATTAAGGCTGCCAGCtggcagttgtagttgtaacAAGCCAATCAGCCCTGCTtcggatgctgctgctgcataaatttcaatttatttatactttgcAGACTGATTAGCTCTCTAGCCAGAACACCTGGCGTATGAGCGATATTATGTGGAATAACCGAAACTAAAGATCGATTTCTCTCAACTCTCGACTGACAATTGCCATTTGTTTTAGACCAAAGTGTGTACgcgtgtgtgcctgtgtgtgtgcgcgcgtgtgtgtgtgtgtgtgcttaagtGGGTAACCAAACGGCGTTCGATGCGAGGAAATTAAATCTCTTCTTGGCTCAACGTCACTGCCAGCAAATATTGACACAATTTGTCGATTGACAACTGCGGCTGGCTGTGTGGCTCACTGGCTCAGTGGTTGGCTGACTAGCTGGCTGTCTGGCTGCCTGCCTGGTTGCCTGTAGGTGAAATGAAGGCAAGCAACTGGAGCAGGGAATGAGGATGGGAAGGGGAAATGAGGATTGAGCAGTTAGTATTGTGATGGGGGGGGAGAGTAGCCTGCTCCTCTTTCTCCTCCTGCTTCCTGCGCACTGTGTTTGCTCGTGTAAACATTAGCAAACCAACtggcaaacaagcaaacagattgaaaacaaataaataaaattgcttgTCGGCCCAgcaggcaacacacacacacatacacacacagaaactcgcacacacacaactcatCTATAATGCAAGTGACGCCACAACGTCCGAAGACAATGCTGTGTAGCGCTGCGGCTTGCCCCAAAACTTGCCACATTCATTTATCATTTAGCCATTTGCCAGCAGTCGTCAAGCGATCAAATTTCAATACCTTGTCGCCTAATCAgtcagccgcagcagcagcaaaaggtCAAAAGTTCTAATGTACTCTCGTAAATTACGGCCAAGAACTTTGCAAGAATGATCTGAGCCACTTAGCAGCTTTCAACGGATGTTTACTCTGTTTGAATTGATTCAGAATACATTTCACAAAGTACTATTTGTCAATTTATACTACGCATTGATAACTTTGCTGTCTGTCTCACATTCATGCATGCTTATCACATCCTCAAAATGATAAGTTAGCGATAAACAAATTGGCAAAATGTCCGGCAACTATATAAAGCGCATTCACAGCAAACACTACTTAGATTTTAAAGTGAATATCGACAATGTTGTGGCCCAAGTTGATTGGCTTCGCGGTACTTAGTCTGCTGCTCGCTCAGCTGCAGTTCATTCCCAGCGATGCTGCCGTTTCCGGTTGCAGTGATAACTTCACTCAGGTGGCGGGcaaatgtttgtttgctgcGAATTATTGGTACAACTGGTATCAGGCTGAACGCCATTGTCGTTCCTTGGGCGCTGGACTCTTCAATTTGCAGAATCAAACACAGCTGCAGCAGATTTCCGACTGGCTAAATGCAACTTTGCCCTACACAATTGAGTTCTGGACATCGGGCAACAAGCTAGGACAATATGTCGCTAATTATTACTGGCAGAACACGGGTGAGCAGGCGCATTATTTGCCCTGGGCCAATGGACAACCGCTGGCGGCTAGCGGCGATTGTGTCACGCTTTTTGCCAACTACACCTACTACGAGGGCATTTTGGGATACAATCTTGTTGTCAGGAATTGCACGCATCCATCACCGCATGTCTGTGAGAAGCAAACGCAGATAACTGATAATCGCATTTGCCTCAAGACGGGATCTTATGAAAATGTCCAAGTTTTGCTTTAAGCAATCTAATTGTTAAAGGCATTTCCCTCTAACTATTACAGTTTGCATAAGGCTGAAGTCTTATTCTTTTCTGAGCTATCTTAAAGTTTTACTAAATAAAGAGATTTCTCAtactttgcatatttttgctTATAATCTAATCTGCCAAAAAGAGTTAGGTGTATTAAAAAAGCTCAGCCACTTAAACCTCTttgaagtatttaaatatttcaattcgTCATATCTACAAAAAGCTTAACAAGAATtgcttttcaaatttaaacatttaagaaGCAATGTCTCTATGTGTATAAAACTcaatcaatttgttttaattgtaaCAACAAATGCTCTCAAATTTCTACCCATTCCGAATATAAAAGGCAGTATCAGGTGCACAATTATAGAAAATCTACAAATGCAAGTGTCAAGCAATATATTCATTAAGCGTTTTGATAATGAGTCGCGTGCCAATTAGTGATAAGTTATTTCGCGATAGTATTACTAGCAGTTATCAACTTTGAACGAGTTTTCGACACTTTTGCTAGACAAAAAGCTCGTTTAATTTTAGGAGCCAAATTTTATCAGTCAAAGTTAAACAACGTCTTtgatatttgcattttctgtTAATATAAATTCACACATTACAACGATCCGATTTTCTTATACAATCAATCACATAAgttaaatatcaaattcaaCATACACTTTGTATGTACGTCAATCGAAAGTGTTTGCAGCGCCATCTAGCGCTCATAGATATCTGCTCTAATCAATTGTTTGAAGGCTGGTTAAAGAACTTTGGTGTTTCTTTGCTGGGAGTTCTTCCCAAATCGATGACGAATTTATTATGACTGCCATAAAGCGAATTCTAAATTTCTTATCAATCCACTTGACTGTTGTCAATCCTTGCTAGCACATGTTTATCAGTATTTTGATAAGCTACAGATAAGTGTAGCTGAAGTTGATATTGTATAAAAGGCATCCCCAACTGACCATGTGCAA of Drosophila nasuta strain 15112-1781.00 chromosome 3, ASM2355853v1, whole genome shotgun sequence contains these proteins:
- the LOC132791145 gene encoding C-type lectin 37Db-like; this translates as MLWPKLIGFAVLSLLLAQLQFIPSDAAVSGCSDNFTQVAGKCLFAANYWYNWYQAERHCRSLGAGLFNLQNQTQLQQISDWLNATLPYTIEFWTSGNKLGQYVANYYWQNTGEQAHYLPWANGQPLAASGDCVTLFANYTYYEGILGYNLVVRNCTHPSPHVCEKQTQITDNRICLKTGSYENVQVLL